In Chryseobacterium sp. C-71, the genomic window TTTGGTAACATTCAAAATTCCGGTGATTCACTGCTCTTCTTGTATCTGGCTTTTAGAAAGTCTTCATACACTTCATAAAGATATTAAATATTCTCAGGTCAACTTTACAAGAAAGAACTTACAGATCTCATTCAATCATAACGATTTAAAATTAAGCGAATTAGCTAATTTCTTAACCAATTTAGGATATAAACCAGCGATCAGCTTAGAAACCGCCGATAAAAACGAAGATCATTTAGACAAATCTCTTCTGGTAAAATTAGCCATTGCAGGTTTTGCCTTCGGTAACGGAATGTTCTTAGCTTTCCCAGAATATATTGGCGGCGAAGACGTCTGGATGGAACACTACAAAGGTTTATTCCGAGTGTTGATGTTTCTGCTCTCACTTCCGGTCGTATTTTACTCAGCTTCAGATTATTACAAATCTGCTTGGTACGGTTTAAAAAACAAAATCGTCAATATTGATGTTCCGATTGTTTTAGGAATTTTCGTGTTGTTCGGACGAAGTGTTTATGAAATCATCACAGATTACGGTCCTGGATATTTTGACACGTTATGCGGACTTCTATTCTTCATGTTATTAGGTAAAATGTTCCAGAAAAGAACATACAGTTCACTCTCTTATGACAGAGATTACAAATCGTTCTATCCGATTGCGGTTACGAAAGTTGATTTTGGCGGGAAACAGCAAAACATTTTACTTTCTGAAATTAAAATTGGCGACAGAATTCTAGTTAGAAATCAAGAAATCATTCCGGTGGATGCGGTTTTGATTAACGGTGAAGGAAATATTGACAACAGCTTTATCACAGGAGAAAGTGAAAGCATCAACAAACAACCCGGAGATAAAATTTTTGCCGGAGGAAAACAAGTTGGCTCTTCTCTCGAATTGGAAGTTATTAAAAACGTTGACCAAAGTTATCTGACTCAGCTTTGGAACAAAGAAGCATTCAAAAAGCATGAAACGGGATTAGACACACTAATCAACGACATCAGTAAATATTTTACGTTTATCATTTTAGGAATTGCCTTGATTTCAGGAATTTACTGGTCATTTATTGATTTAGAAAAAATGTTTCAGGTGATTTCTGCGATTTTGATTATTGCCTGTCCTTGTGCATTAGCATTATCTTCTCCGTTTACATTCGGACACATCATGCGAATTTTGGGTCGAAATAAATTTTATGTAAAAGATACGCTAACGATTGAGAAGATTTCAAAATTAGACGCTATTGTTTTTGATAAAACAGGAACGATTACCGAAAGAAAGAAGACCAACATTAAATTTGAAGGTTCTGAAATTCAGGAATTTGATTTAATGAATATCAAAACTTTATTAAAAAATTCAAACCATCCGCTTTCAAAATCTCTATATGATTTCATTGAAATTAATGATGATTATTTTCCCGTTGAACAATTTGTTGAAATTTCAGGGAAAGGTTATGAAGCCAGGGTAAGAGGAAATTTATATAAGATCGGCTCTGCAAAATACAACAATCAGGAATCTAAAAACCTGGAAACCGCAGTCTACATCAGCAAGAATAACGAGTTTATCGGGAAGTTTATTTTTAAAAATGAATATCGGGAAAACCTTAAAAATTTATTCAAAAAAATCGCTCAGTACAAGATTTTCATCCTGAGCGGAGATAATTCTTCGGAAGAAACTCAACTAAAAACGATCATCCCAAATGTGAGTTCGATGGCATTTAACCAAAGCCCGGAGGATAAATTAAACTTCATACAAAGCCTACAAAACAACGGAATGAAAGTGGCAATGTTGGGTGACGGATTAAACGATGCCGGAGCACTAAAACAAAGCAATGTAGGAATTGCCATTTCTGACGACACCAACAGCTTTACACCATCTTCTGACGTAATCATGAACGGCGAAAAAGTCTCACATTTAGACAATTACCTTAATGTTTGCAAAGGATCAATGACGATTGTAAAATTGACATTCGTAATCAGTTTTCTTTACAACATTGTCGGCTTAAGTTTTGCAGTTACTGGTCATATGTCACCATTATTTGCTGCCATTTTGATGCCGCTGAGCTCCATCACAGTCATTTCATTTACTACACTTTCGACTTGGATACTGGGTCGCAAATATTTCCGAAAAACCGCTTAAAAGCCCTTATTTAGACTGATTTTAAATTAGCCAAAGCCCGTATTTCGTGATTAATGTCATTATTTTTCACTAATTTTGAACCCCGAAAATAGGTTAATTTTGTTGTCTAATGGATATTCTATATTTAATGATCTTATGCAGTGTTTCTTTAGCTGCAGTTTTCCTGATCGTTTTTATAGTTAATGCCAGAAAAGGACAGTTTGAGGACGATGAGTCACCGGCTGTAAGAATACTCTTTGATGATGAAGTGAAGGAGGAGAAAGAAGATTCTGGCAACAAAAACGATAAAAGTGAAAAAGGAGAAAGTAATAAATTTGAAGAAAAAAGTGAATAGTTAATATGGAGACACAAAAGTTTAGTTATGACAACAGTATTGTTCGGGCATTCCTATACGCGACCATAGTTTTTGGGATTATAGGATTCGTGTTTGGGCTGACAGCAGCTTTGATGCTTTTCTACCCTGAGCTTCCTGAATTTTTTTTCGGGACTGATGATACAACAATCAACAGTTTATCATCTGGTAACATACAAGGTTTGATCAACACACACGGTGCGTTTGGTTTTGGTAGAATAAGAATGCTGCACACCACGACAGTAATCTTTGCATTTGTATGTAATATCGTTTATGTAGGGGTTTACTACTCTACACAAAGATTATTAAAAACAAGAATGTATAGCGACACGCTGTCTTGGATTCATTTCTGGACTTGGCAGTTGATGATTGTAGCTACGTACATCACCTTCTTTATGGGGATCAACACTTCAAAAGAATATGCTGAGCACGAATGGCCAATCGATATTTTGATTGCTGTATCTTGGATTATCTTTGGTGTAAACATGATTTTAACCATCAAGAAAAGAAGAGTAAGACACCTTTACGTGGCCATTTGGTTCTATCTTGGAACTTGGGTTGCCGTAGCGATGCTTCACATCTTTAACAATCTTGAAGTACCTTTATCTTTCTCTGGCTGGAAATCTTATTCAGCGTATGCAGGAGCAAAAGATGCTATCGTACAATGGTGGTACGGTCACAATGCGGTTGCATTCGTATTGACGACTCCTGTTTTAGGTTTAATGTATTATTTCTTACCTAAGGCAGCAGACAGACCTGTATTTTCGTATAAATTATCGATTATTCACTTCTGGTCATTGATTTTCGTATACATTTGGGCTGGTCCTCACCACCTTCAGTATACAGCTTTACCGGCATGGGCGCAGGCAGTGGGAACTGGTTTCTCAATTATGCTAATCGCACCGTCTTGGGGAGGTATGTTGAATGGTCTTCTTACCTTAAGAGGAGCTTGGGATAAAGTAAGAGAAAATCCTATTTTGAAATTCTTCGTAGTTGCAGTTACTTGTTATGGTATGGCAACATTCGAAGGACCGCTTTTAGCGACAAAAAACATCAATAAAATTGGTCACTTTACAGACTGGGTTATTGGTCACGTACATTTAGGAGCATTAGGATGGAATGGTTTCATGGCATTTGGTGTTATCTATTACTTGGTACCGATCCTTTGGAGAACAAAAA contains:
- a CDS encoding heavy metal translocating P-type ATPase metal-binding domain-containing protein — encoded protein: MSENCFHCGQDIEKERIPFDEKIFCCNGCKSVYEILNINNLTNFYELNKRAGIRPNDENSSQFDYLDTPEIFEKITDFSEGNTSLVTFKIPVIHCSSCIWLLESLHTLHKDIKYSQVNFTRKNLQISFNHNDLKLSELANFLTNLGYKPAISLETADKNEDHLDKSLLVKLAIAGFAFGNGMFLAFPEYIGGEDVWMEHYKGLFRVLMFLLSLPVVFYSASDYYKSAWYGLKNKIVNIDVPIVLGIFVLFGRSVYEIITDYGPGYFDTLCGLLFFMLLGKMFQKRTYSSLSYDRDYKSFYPIAVTKVDFGGKQQNILLSEIKIGDRILVRNQEIIPVDAVLINGEGNIDNSFITGESESINKQPGDKIFAGGKQVGSSLELEVIKNVDQSYLTQLWNKEAFKKHETGLDTLINDISKYFTFIILGIALISGIYWSFIDLEKMFQVISAILIIACPCALALSSPFTFGHIMRILGRNKFYVKDTLTIEKISKLDAIVFDKTGTITERKKTNIKFEGSEIQEFDLMNIKTLLKNSNHPLSKSLYDFIEINDDYFPVEQFVEISGKGYEARVRGNLYKIGSAKYNNQESKNLETAVYISKNNEFIGKFIFKNEYRENLKNLFKKIAQYKIFILSGDNSSEETQLKTIIPNVSSMAFNQSPEDKLNFIQSLQNNGMKVAMLGDGLNDAGALKQSNVGIAISDDTNSFTPSSDVIMNGEKVSHLDNYLNVCKGSMTIVKLTFVISFLYNIVGLSFAVTGHMSPLFAAILMPLSSITVISFTTLSTWILGRKYFRKTA
- the ccoS gene encoding cbb3-type cytochrome oxidase assembly protein CcoS, translating into MDILYLMILCSVSLAAVFLIVFIVNARKGQFEDDESPAVRILFDDEVKEEKEDSGNKNDKSEKGESNKFEEKSE
- the ccoN gene encoding cytochrome-c oxidase, cbb3-type subunit I produces the protein METQKFSYDNSIVRAFLYATIVFGIIGFVFGLTAALMLFYPELPEFFFGTDDTTINSLSSGNIQGLINTHGAFGFGRIRMLHTTTVIFAFVCNIVYVGVYYSTQRLLKTRMYSDTLSWIHFWTWQLMIVATYITFFMGINTSKEYAEHEWPIDILIAVSWIIFGVNMILTIKKRRVRHLYVAIWFYLGTWVAVAMLHIFNNLEVPLSFSGWKSYSAYAGAKDAIVQWWYGHNAVAFVLTTPVLGLMYYFLPKAADRPVFSYKLSIIHFWSLIFVYIWAGPHHLQYTALPAWAQAVGTGFSIMLIAPSWGGMLNGLLTLRGAWDKVRENPILKFFVVAVTCYGMATFEGPLLATKNINKIGHFTDWVIGHVHLGALGWNGFMAFGVIYYLVPILWRTKMWSVKLANWHFWLGTLGIIFYAVPMYIAGFTQGLMWKQFNPDGTLLWKNWLDTVTAIIPYYKLRFLGGLFYLSGGLLMVVNVWKTVRQGSFQKEVPAEAPALANIGNKRKEGEGFHLWLERMPMLLTVLSLLTISIGSMVEIIPTLSLKKSVPTISAVKPYSPLELEGRDLYIREGCNACHSQMVRPFRDEIVRFNGKNGQYSKAGEFVYDRPFLWGSKRTGPDLHREGGKNPSSWHYKHMYNPRSTSAGSIMPRYPWLIATNLDRSKMVDKMKLMKNTFDVPYTKAQIDSADKWADNQAAKIVKDIYSEAADLKAEYAKRPDVKLEKKEIVALISYLQRLGTDIKTTEIKTASNN